GTGATCCGGCCGGTCGTCACCTCGTCGATCAGGGGCGCGGCGAACGCCACCGCCTCGATCGTTCCCGGTGGCAGGCCGTGCGCGCGTTCGATGGCCGCGACGTGCTCCGGGTGGAAGTGTCGGATGACGCCGTCCAGGTCGAACAGGACCGCGCGGATGCCCGTCACGAGCCGTCAGTCGTTCGGACGGATGAGGCAGAACGGGTGCCCGGCCGGGTCGAGGTACACGCGGAACGTGTCCGTCCCCGAGCCCGTCGCCGTCGCCCCGATGGCCAGGACCGCGGTCTCGCCGGCGTCCAGGTCGTCGACCTTCACGTCGAGGTGGCTCTGCTGCGGGACGTCCTGGCCGGGCCACTCGGGGGCGCGGTACTCCGCCACCTGCTGGAAGGCGAGGATCGGCCGGTGGTCCGTGAAGGGGAGCGCGACCTCGGTCCAGTCCTCGTCGAAGCCGACGATCTCGCCGCCGAGCAGTTCGGCGTAGAAGCGGGCGAGCGCGCGAGGGTCCGCGCAGTCGAGGACGATGACGTCGAGTGTGCCGATCACAGGAGTGCTCCCGTCGTGAGGATGGTGGAGGTGAACAGGACCCAGTCGTTGATGATGTGTGCGCCCGTGCTGACGGCGATGTTCTTCGTGCGGATGTACGCGAGCGTCAGGACGAGTCGTGCGACACCGATGACCAGGAGCGCCTGGGCGAAGTTCCAGTCGTAGGTCGGGAGGTGCGCCGCACCGAACCAGACGGCGGTGACGAGCCAGGCCACCAGGACCGCCCGGTTGCGGGACATCCCGCCGCGGAAGCAGAACGACATCACGGCCAGGAACGGCAGGATCGAGAAGAGCTCCTCGCCGAACAGCTGGATCGCCGTGCCGAGGTAGAACGCCGTGATCTCCGCAGCGCCGTGGACGCCGTCCGTCGCGCCGTTCGCGTTCGCGCCGAAGACGTACTTGACGAGGATGCCCATCGCGAAGCTCACGACGATGTTCGCGATCGCGAACAGCACCATCGTGAGGACGTCCCGCCCCGTGGTCCGCTGGAAGATCCGCGACCAGTGCCGCCGGGTGAAGACGATGAACACCGCGAGGGGGATCGCGGCGAAGAGGAACCGGGGGACCAGCGACTGGACGTTGTCCGCCGCGGGGGTGAAGCTCAGGACGAGGAACCCGACGGCACACGCGGCGATCACCGCCACCCACTGCAGGATCGACAACGGCAGCGGATCACCGTCGTAGTACGGGAAGTCCCGCCCGTCCCTGCGCTCGATCGCCCTGCCGTAGCGGGCTTGCACCCGTTCCGGCCCTGCCGTCGTCCCCACCATGTCCCGAGGCTAGCGGGATCAGCGGACGGCGGCCAGCGCCTTCGTGATGCGCTGCAGCGAGACCGTCTCGGCGGTGCCGAGCTCCTGCGCGAACAGACTGAGCCGGAACTCCTCGAGCATCCAGCGGGCGTGCACGAGTTCCGGGTGCGCTCCGACGGACGGCGGGAAGGTGCCGCCCGCGTCGACGTACCGGTCG
The sequence above is a segment of the Curtobacterium sp. BH-2-1-1 genome. Coding sequences within it:
- a CDS encoding VOC family protein, with amino-acid sequence MIGTLDVIVLDCADPRALARFYAELLGGEIVGFDEDWTEVALPFTDHRPILAFQQVAEYRAPEWPGQDVPQQSHLDVKVDDLDAGETAVLAIGATATGSGTDTFRVYLDPAGHPFCLIRPND
- a CDS encoding CPBP family intramembrane glutamic endopeptidase, which codes for MVGTTAGPERVQARYGRAIERRDGRDFPYYDGDPLPLSILQWVAVIAACAVGFLVLSFTPAADNVQSLVPRFLFAAIPLAVFIVFTRRHWSRIFQRTTGRDVLTMVLFAIANIVVSFAMGILVKYVFGANANGATDGVHGAAEITAFYLGTAIQLFGEELFSILPFLAVMSFCFRGGMSRNRAVLVAWLVTAVWFGAAHLPTYDWNFAQALLVIGVARLVLTLAYIRTKNIAVSTGAHIINDWVLFTSTILTTGALL